GATTGCCGGAACGTCTGATGCAATCAGATTTCCGTCTTCTGCTTTTCCAACGATCAGCGGAGAATCTTTCCGCACTGCATACAGTTCATCCGGATGATCATTAAAAATGATTCCAAGCGCATAAGATCCTTCCATACGATGCATTACTTTTGCAATCGTGCGAAGCGGGTTACCATCATAATAGTTATCCAGCATATGAGCCACTACTTCTGTATCGGTATCAGAAATAAACTCATATCCTTTTTCAATCAGACGATTCTTTAATTTCAGATAATTTTCAATAATACCATTGTGCACTACTACAATGGAGCCATCCTTGTTCATATGAGGATGTGCATTGACATCAGACGGTTCTCCGTGGGTTGCCCATCTGGTATGTCCGATTCCGATGGTTCCCGGCAGTGTAGCGCCGTCATGTGTCATCTCACTGACTACTTTCAGACGTCCCTTCGCCTTTACCATATCAATTTTTCCACCGTTGCAGACTGCAATACCGGAAGAATCATATCCTCTGTATTCCAGTTTTTCCAATCCATCCAACAGAATCGGAGCAGCCTGACGCTCTCCAATATAACCTACGATTCCACACATAATGTTACTCCTTTCATTATCAAGCCTCAATTTTTAAGCTTTTCTTCTGAATGCCCATTTTCAGGTTCTACTCATCTAAGTTGATAAAATCTAAAGAAAAATCATCCTCTTCCTTCTTTGCATTTCGCTTCGGAAGCTCAATTTGTCTGGTTGCACCTTCCAAATCTAATGCATCAGAGTAAGGATTTTCATCTTCTTCAAATTCCTCGTCATACTCGTCATCATATTCGCCGTCGAAGTCTTCGTCGTACTCGTCATCATATTCGCCGTCGAAGTCGTCTTCGTACTCGTCTTCATCATATTCATCGTCGAAGCCATCTTCATACTCGTCGTCATCATATTCGCCATCGAAGTCATCTTCGTACTCGTCATCATCATATTCATCATCAAAATCATCTTCGTACTCATCGTCGAAGTCATCGGCATATTCATCATCGGATGCATCTGACTCGTAAGAATCTTCATATCCATCATACGAACCGCCGTATCCGCCTTCTACGTCTGAATATAATTCGTCCAGTTCATTGTTGCGTCGGTGAACCTGGATTGATTTAATAATCACCAGAAGGAGAAGAACTAAAATCACAGCCCAAACCACAATCAACACAATCATAAAATGACTGTTTACGAGATCCTGAATCTTATCCAGGACTCCATTTGCACTGGCTTTTTCTGCCTTTGTCGGCACGATATATCTCTGATAAGTTCCCTGTGTGGTGTCATACTGATAATATCCTTCCGATCCATCCGTGCAGAGTGCATACACCAGGAAATAATCTGTGCTGGATGTATTCTGCCATGCCGTAAATTCTTTTCCATTAATGTCAGATGTTGTCTCCTGGTATTTGGACGGCAGTCCGTCACTACCTTTATGATTCATCAAATAGATCGTACAACTATCAGAGATATCTACCAGTTCTGTCGGCTCATAAGCAGATTCCTTGGTATTATACAGAAAATAATCGGAATTTCCATCTGAATCTTTCAGATACACCAGACAGTAATCGGAACCATCCATCAACATAGCTCTTCTGTCTTTTCCGTCGATCTGTACTGTACCTTCCGTAAATCCTGTCGGAATCACCGCCTCTGAGAAATCTTCATTCAGTGTATAATCTTTTCCGTTTACAGACACAGAAAGGCTTTCGCCGGAAGAAGAAACATTTCCTCCATCAGCAGAAGTTCCGTCTCCCGCTTCGATCGTCACGGTAGCGGTTCCTGTCGTCAGGTTCAACGTCTCATCCGAGTACAGATAAGAAGTATAGTTCTCAACGGATAAAGTTGTAGAACCTTCTTTCAATGCTTTAAAGACCATGGTGTACGCCAGTTCTGACTGGGTACCGTCTCCTGTGGTAGACAGGGTCACTTTTCCATCTCCGCCGGTTGCATTTTCCCCATTCTTAAATTCCAGATAAGAAGTATCATAAGTAACCGTGGCATCCCCGTCTCCGATTGCTGCTCCACCGGTTGCGATTTTTACCTTTACTGTCACTTCTTCTCCAACTTTTGTGGTAGGATCCGAAAATTGCAGCGTTCCTTCTGCCGCATTTGCTACAAAAACAGATCCGAATACCAGCATACCGATCAATGCCAGTGTTGTACCTAATCTCTTCATCGTTTTCATGTGCTTCTCCTTATCGTTTCCTGTTAGTAATCCTCATCATCATAACTTGAATCATAACTTGAATCATAACTGTTATCATAGCTTGAGTCATAATCCGAATCATCATCGTAGCTATTATCGTATGAATTATCATACGAATTGTCATAGGAGTTATCATAATAATTATCATAATAACTGTCATCATAATCGCTGCTACCGGAAGAACCACTGTCAAGTGATGCAGCCTTACTCTCGATCTCAGAACTAATCGACTTTACGGTAGACGACGGTGTATACCCATCATCTCCGAAGAAATATTTATGCAGCGCAATGACATTGCTTTCCAGTGTATTTGGTACCACACTACTTCCAATTCCGGTTAACGTAGGAGTCGTATTATCCTTCGGAAATCCCTGACTCTCTGCCAGTTTATAGTTCATAGCATTTTTAGCATATGCCAAAATCTCTGTCATGGTAAAATTCGTCTCCACTTTCGAAAACACCTTGTCTATCACTTTATTGATGGTACGCAGATTCGAGGCCTGAAGTTTTTTCACAATCTGCTCAATCACAGCTCTTTGCCGCTCCGCCCGCTTGAAGTCATCTCCCTTGGTATATCGGATTCTTGCATATCCCGTAGCCTGCACTCCGTTTAACAACTGCTTTCCGGGCTGAGTCACCGGTGCAGAATCCACTCCGGTATTCTTGATAACTTCCACCGCATAGTTATTCAGATAAGGAATCTCTTCCTCGGTTACATCAATTTCCACACCACCGACTGCGTCGATCACATCCACCAGTGCGGCAAAATCTACGGTCACATACTTTTCAATGTCCATGTCCAGATTCTTATTCAGCATGGCGATCGCATCTTCTGCTCCCCCAAAAGAATAGGCCGCATTTGCCTTATTATACGTCCCGTCTTTCTGCTGAAGAAGCGTATCTCTGTAGATAGAACTCATCTTTACTTCTCCGGTCTCCCGGTTCAGGCTGGCGATGATAATGGTATCACTTCGGGCCCCCATCTCCGGATCCGTATCCCGTCCATCCAGACCAAACAGCGCCACATTCAGATATCCTGTCTGCGTCTCCGTTGCCTGTTCCGAAATATTCAGTGCATCGGTATCCAGATCCACGGTCTTGATCTGACTCATCTTCCAGGCCGCCACACCGATCACTGCCGTAATCGCCAGTACCAGCACACCGCCCACTATGGATGCAATCTTAAGCGGCATTGGCCAGGATAAGAATCCGCCTTTCTTGCGAGGTCTTTTTCCTGAGGTTCTCGCTGCTGACGAAGCTCCTCTGCCTTTTCTTGCCTGTGTCTTTCTTGTCTGTCCTTTCAGCTTCTGATCCCGAAGTGCCTGATTCTGTGCAGACTTGTCTGTTCTTTTTCCGGCCTTGTTTTTCGCCTTGCCGGCCTGATTCATTGTCTTGCCGGATTTTCCTTTTCCCGGTATTTCACTGTTTGCTGTTCTTTTTCTCTGCCCGTTCTTTTGTGTGTTCTTCACAGGGCGTCGATTCTCCGAGGATGGTGCAGTCCTCACTCTTCCCTCCGGGGAACGTCCGGTCCTTCTATTTGCCATCGTATCTTCCTTTCAGTTTCTCAGAATAAACAGTACTATTATATCTTATTTCTCTGTTCTGCGCAAACCTTTATCGTTTTCCCGGTCAGAGTCTCAGTCAGATTCCCAGTACAACGGGCTCATCGTACATTTCCGGATCACCCAGCCCGGCAGCTTCTGATAGCGCTTTCCAAG
This window of the Mediterraneibacter butyricigenes genome carries:
- a CDS encoding cohesin domain-containing protein, with translation MKTMKRLGTTLALIGMLVFGSVFVANAAEGTLQFSDPTTKVGEEVTVKVKIATGGAAIGDGDATVTYDTSYLEFKNGENATGGDGKVTLSTTGDGTQSELAYTMVFKALKEGSTTLSVENYTSYLYSDETLNLTTGTATVTIEAGDGTSADGGNVSSSGESLSVSVNGKDYTLNEDFSEAVIPTGFTEGTVQIDGKDRRAMLMDGSDYCLVYLKDSDGNSDYFLYNTKESAYEPTELVDISDSCTIYLMNHKGSDGLPSKYQETTSDINGKEFTAWQNTSSTDYFLVYALCTDGSEGYYQYDTTQGTYQRYIVPTKAEKASANGVLDKIQDLVNSHFMIVLIVVWAVILVLLLLVIIKSIQVHRRNNELDELYSDVEGGYGGSYDGYEDSYESDASDDEYADDFDDEYEDDFDDEYDDDEYEDDFDGEYDDDEYEDGFDDEYDEDEYEDDFDGEYDDEYDEDFDGEYDDEYDEEFEEDENPYSDALDLEGATRQIELPKRNAKKEEDDFSLDFINLDE
- a CDS encoding LCP family protein, whose product is MANRRTGRSPEGRVRTAPSSENRRPVKNTQKNGQRKRTANSEIPGKGKSGKTMNQAGKAKNKAGKRTDKSAQNQALRDQKLKGQTRKTQARKGRGASSAARTSGKRPRKKGGFLSWPMPLKIASIVGGVLVLAITAVIGVAAWKMSQIKTVDLDTDALNISEQATETQTGYLNVALFGLDGRDTDPEMGARSDTIIIASLNRETGEVKMSSIYRDTLLQQKDGTYNKANAAYSFGGAEDAIAMLNKNLDMDIEKYVTVDFAALVDVIDAVGGVEIDVTEEEIPYLNNYAVEVIKNTGVDSAPVTQPGKQLLNGVQATGYARIRYTKGDDFKRAERQRAVIEQIVKKLQASNLRTINKVIDKVFSKVETNFTMTEILAYAKNAMNYKLAESQGFPKDNTTPTLTGIGSSVVPNTLESNVIALHKYFFGDDGYTPSSTVKSISSEIESKAASLDSGSSGSSDYDDSYYDNYYDNSYDNSYDNSYDNSYDDDSDYDSSYDNSYDSSYDSSYDDEDY